A region of the Meles meles chromosome 18, mMelMel3.1 paternal haplotype, whole genome shotgun sequence genome:
TTAAGATTTTGAGAGAGCGCATTGGTGAGTGCCGGAgccagagggagcgggagaagcagactccgtgctgagcaggcacctcggatgtgggacttgatcccagaaccctaagatcatgaccagaactaaaggcagatgcttaaccgactgagtcacccaggcaccccagtgcaaTGTAATTTTTGATAGGAAAAAAACCATATGAGAGAGGGTGCATGTTTATAAGAACcaaaaatgtttgtatttttatttttctgtattttccaagttttctggTCTCTTCATTTTCCTCACTAGTGGTTAATCATTTATTGCCAGCTCTTCAGGAGCCCCGGTTCCAGTAAGTCTCTGTTCAAAGGGGCCATTGGTGAGACCCAGAGGCCTGGGCAAAGACACATGGGCAGGCCCCTGCAGTTGCCCCCATTTACCCTGCTTGCAGCCCTGCCCAGGGACTTGGCCCTTGGGTTTGGCTTTGACCCTGCCCACTGACTTGTCTTCTGGGCCAGTCCCTCACAAATTCCACTGGGAACTCCAGGCTGAGGAAGTGGATCTGTTGCCCACCTGATTCTCCTCCCACAGCTCCATCCTGTCCCCTTACGAGAGACAGCTGAACTTGGACGGCAGTGCCCGGTGCTTAGAGGATCAGAATggcaagaggaagaggaggagctcCAGCTCTCGGTAATGTTTcccacatgccccccccccccagcccagggAGTTCTGGGGAGCAGAGCTGTTAAGGGAGTACTCGTTTTGGGGACCTTGGAGAATGCATTGGCTTAAGAGCTGGGCTTGGGTGGCTCCCTAGGAGGATCCTGGAGGCAGTAGGATGTGTGTGGGATGTGTGCATCTCAGGCATCGGGAGCAGACATGCTGAATTCCCTCCCCACATCCCTCAGGCCCATTAATAAGAAGGCCAAGGCCCTGGAGAATCCCCCGCAGCGGGTGAACGAGACACCAGAGAGCCTGACAACCTCCAGCTCACCTCCTTGCAACCAGAACAGCCAATGCGGAGAGGAGAAACCTCAGCAGTCAAACCCTGTAAAGGGCCCGATGGGCCCATCTGAGCTTCTGGGATCCCTGCAGCCCTGGCCTGACCTGACTAAtgagggggtggggtgcagcCAGGAGAGTGGCAAAGTAGAGAACGGGGTCAAGGGGGTTTGTAAGCCACGCTGGAACTTTGAACAGATCTCCTTCCCCAACGTGGCTTCAGATAGCCGCCACACCCTTCTGCTTGCCCCAGCCCCAGAACTGCTCCCGGCCAACGTCGCTGGGCGGGAGACAGATGCGGAATCCTGGTGTCAGAAGCTGaaccagaggaaggagaagctctCCAGGAGGGAACGGGAGCAACATGCAGAGGCCCAGCGCTTCCGGGAGGATGTGAACTCGGATCCCGAGGTGCGGCGCTGCTCCAGCTGGCAGGAGTACAAGCAGCTGCTGCGCACGCGGCACCTGCAGAAGAGCCCGAGCCGCCCCCCGCATCTGTGGGCCCAGCCTGTCAGGCCCTTGCTGAGTCCTGGCCAGGCAGACTCCCCAGGTACCTCCTTACCCTGCCAAAGCCCTGCAGGCCCCCCTGGCAGCTGAGGAGTCCTAAGACTTTGAAAGGGGACATGGATTGGCCGTGACTAATTGAGGCTTAAGAAAGCTGGGGCGGAGAGAGCTGTCCCATGGAGTGGAACCCACAAGGACAGTCTATTCTCCTGCAAAGCAGCCAAAGGACCCATGTGGGAAGGTTTGGAAATGACGAGTCTGTGTCCAGGGAGAGGCGAGGGGGAATGAAACTACAACTGTATCCTTAAAAATCATAAACAAGATGCGTGCGGGTGGCTTTGCCACCAGCTAGCCGTGGTCCCTGTTCTCTCAATTCCAGGATAGGGAGCAAGGAGGTGCCATCTTGGCCAAATAAAAGGCTAGTGGTACGCCCTGCATGTTTAAGAATATGGAACTGATAGCGCAAGAACAGTATTAAGAGATGCAGAATTCTTTACAATCTTTATGAGAACGTGGGAGATTCTAAGTAACAAGATTAGGGTTGCCAGATGGGTTCTATTTGAAGTTCAGATAATCAGCTAATTTTTCTTAGTGTAAGTGTATTCCAAATACTGGACATacctacaatttttttaaatttaatctgttAAGTCTGGCAACACTAAACTAGATAGCAGATTAAGAAATGTCAGAGGAGTCTGTAGATGGTTGACTCCTCCCCAACACCTTATTTTCACTGTCCTCGCAGCCACAGCCCTGCAGCATCTCTCTGTGCTGCGGACCACACACCTTGCTGATGGAGGTGCCCGGTGAGTCTCCAGGTAGTGCCTGTCTCCAGGGTGCCTTGGCTGCCAGCAGGAGTTGGCAGCTGGAGCTTGACTCCTGAGGTTGGACATGAGCCGGGGGATATTCATGTGTGtctaggggagagggagggatgaaaGGCAAGAGATCGGATTTAGCCTGAGGATTTTGTGATAGGCAGCTGGAAACCTTCCCCTGCCCAAGTGGGAGGACTTTAGTTCCTCTTGATGAGGCTGCTTGGTGGAACTGCAGGAGGGAAAGCATGGcagggaaaaaggaggaggagggtccCTGTTTCTTAAggtttctcactgtgtcctcaggcTGCTGGAGAAGTCTGGGGGCTTGGAGATCCGCTTTGACATCTACCAGGCTGATGCCGTGGCCACATTCCGAAAGAATAACCCTGGCAAGCCCTACGCCCGGATGTGCGTTAGTGGGTACGAGACCAGTGCGCACTACCCCCAGGCTGCTGCCCGTTCTCTTGTAAACCACGTGGACCTCCCCTCTGTGCCCCTGGCCAGTTTGCCAGTCAGAAGAACCAGAGTTCCGGAGACCTGTGACTGACTCAGGGCCGCACAGCTAGTCCATGCTATAGGAACTGGAGCTTCCCAGGTCCTTAGCCTTCATTCCTGGCATCTTTGGTTGTCTCTGTCCTGTGCTAATTTACTGCAGGGCTAATCCAGCAGAAGGGATGTGAATCAGAGAGATTCACAGGCTAAGACCGCACTCTTCTGAGCCCCCGTACCCAATCAAGGCTCTGGATCACTCTTGGAGAACGGGCCAGAGCAATGCAGTTTGCAGACAGGAGAGTCCCGAGGCCTGACTTCTTGTACCCTCAACTCGTGTCTTATGATTTCCCTTCCCTGGTAGCCAAAGAGGGCTGGGAGCTCAGAGTTTATGGGTGGCCTGTGTCCACGTCTCAGTCTAACTCTATCCCTGCAGATTTGATGAGCCAGTTCCAGACCTCTGTACCCTCAAGCGGTTATCCTACCAGAGTGGGGATGTTCCTCTGATCTTTGCCCTGGTGGATCATGGAGACATCTCCTTCTACAGCTTCAGGGACTTCACGCTGCCCAGGGATCTGGAACACTAATCACGCTGCTCTGGCAGGGCATGGGACCTGCTCTGGGGGACCTGGACTGTCTACTCTCAGGGACCATCTCCGCTGCCTCTTATACTCAGACCCTGACCTGTAGCTTCAGGGCCTGGTCTGGGCCTTGGCCCTGGGTGTCTGATGCTTGCAGGAG
Encoded here:
- the TSEN54 gene encoding tRNA-splicing endonuclease subunit Sen54 isoform X1; translation: MEPELDPAVVEVPAGRVLCARELLAARSRSQKLPQRSHGPKDFLPDGSAAQAERLRLCREELWQLLAEERVERLGSLVAAEWRPEEGFVELKSPAGKFWQTMGFSEQGRQRLHPEEALYLLECGSIQLFHQDLPLSIQEAYQLLLTEDTVTFLQYQAFSHLKRLGYVVRRFQPSSILSPYERQLNLDGSARCLEDQNGKRKRRSSSSRPINKKAKALENPPQRVNETPESLTTSSSPPCNQNSQCGEEKPQQSNPVKGPMGPSELLGSLQPWPDLTNEGVGCSQESGKVENGVKGVCKPRWNFEQISFPNVASDSRHTLLLAPAPELLPANVAGRETDAESWCQKLNQRKEKLSRREREQHAEAQRFREDVNSDPEVRRCSSWQEYKQLLRTRHLQKSPSRPPHLWAQPVRPLLSPGQADSPATALQHLSVLRTTHLADGGARLLEKSGGLEIRFDIYQADAVATFRKNNPGKPYARMCVSGFDEPVPDLCTLKRLSYQSGDVPLIFALVDHGDISFYSFRDFTLPRDLEH
- the TSEN54 gene encoding tRNA-splicing endonuclease subunit Sen54 isoform X2, encoding MGFSEQGRQRLHPEEALYLLECGSIQLFHQDLPLSIQEAYQLLLTEDTVTFLQYQAFSHLKRLGYVVRRFQPSSILSPYERQLNLDGSARCLEDQNGKRKRRSSSSRPINKKAKALENPPQRVNETPESLTTSSSPPCNQNSQCGEEKPQQSNPVKGPMGPSELLGSLQPWPDLTNEGVGCSQESGKVENGVKGVCKPRWNFEQISFPNVASDSRHTLLLAPAPELLPANVAGRETDAESWCQKLNQRKEKLSRREREQHAEAQRFREDVNSDPEVRRCSSWQEYKQLLRTRHLQKSPSRPPHLWAQPVRPLLSPGQADSPATALQHLSVLRTTHLADGGARLLEKSGGLEIRFDIYQADAVATFRKNNPGKPYARMCVSGFDEPVPDLCTLKRLSYQSGDVPLIFALVDHGDISFYSFRDFTLPRDLEH